From one Sardina pilchardus chromosome 6, fSarPil1.1, whole genome shotgun sequence genomic stretch:
- the dyrk1b gene encoding dual specificity tyrosine-phosphorylation-regulated kinase 1B isoform X3 produces the protein MVITSSVEEKPQPSNRMVANLPTESWIGNPDQNRYIPQSHLLRKPTRSGSSSGCKPSSSTLCQPAALGFSPAEPTMSSQHSHPSFNINSMAEQQQVLSDMTILQRRIPPSFRDPASAPLRKLSVDLIKTYKHINEVYYTKKKRRAQQVPPEDSSTKKERKVYNDGYDDDNYDYIVKNGEKWLDRYEIDSLIGKGSFGQVVKAYDHHEQEWVAIKIIKNKKAFLNQAQIELRLLELMNKHDTEMKYYIVHLKRHFMFRNHLCLVFELLSYNLYDLLRNTNFRGVSLNLTRKFAQQLCTALLFLATPELSIIHCDLKPENILLCNPKRSAIKIVDFGSSCQLGQRIYQYIQSRFYRSPEVLLGMPYDLAIDMWSLGCILVEMHTGEPLFSGSNEVDQMNKIVEVLGIPPNHMLDQAPKARKYFDKLSDGLWTVKKNKDIKKEYKPPATRRLHEILGVETGGPGGRRAGEQGHAPCDYLKFKDLILRMLDYDPKTRITPFYALQHNFFKKTTDEGTNTSSSTSTSPAMDHSHSTSTTSSVSSSGGSSGSSNDNRNYRYSNRYYNSAVTHTDYEMQSPQAPSQQQLRWPGGEAGGDPQYPQLLLHKPAATQHSRHFMGGGGMMETHHPHPIYGSHHSNGRGLRQPQGPQNQPQGQSSQPGQQGGALLPVSSPQMQDSIELSLTHHHHLGQSSILQPPPPSSLDSSQYGSSNLHLGLSAFRTRTVMGAQPPQAASQQQLAQTPASQDSMVAASGLGYIPPCYPGSNNNNNPPQGSVGVGGGLLTGGPPPRGVGGGGGRPDSEESAMMGVCSSGGGSGQNAANS, from the exons ATGGTGATCACTTCGTCAGTTGAGGAGAAGCCGCAGCCTTCTAACAGAATGGTCGCAAACTTGCCGACCGAATCCTGGATTGGCAACCCAGATCAGAATCGCTACATACCCCAGTCACACCTGCTACGGAAGCCGACAAGAA gtgGAAGCAGCTCAGGATGCAAGccctcctcctctaccctctGCCAGCCTGCCGCCTTGGGCTTCTCCCCCGCTGAGCCAACCATGTCGAGCCAGCACAGCCACCCCTCCTTCAACATCAACTCCATGGCCGAGCAGCAGCAG GTGCTGTCAGATATGACCATACTGCAGAGGAGGATTCCCCCGAGTTTCCGAGATCCCGCAAGCGCCCCGCTGAGAAAGCTCTCTGTCGATCTCATCAAGACTTACAAGCACATCAATGAG gtGTACTACACTAAGAAGAAGCGGCGTGCTCAGCAGGTTCCCCCTGAGGACTCCAGCACCAAGAAGGAGCGCAAGGTCTACAATGACGGCTACGATGACGACAACTACGACTACATCGTGAAGAACGGGGAGAAGTGGCTGGACCGCTACGAGATCGACTCGCTCATCGGCAAGGGCTCCTTTGGACAG GTGGTGAAAGCCTATGACCACCACGAGCAGGAGTGGGTGGCCATCAAGATCATCAAAAACAAGAAAGCCTTCCTGAACCAGGCCCAGATTGAGCTGCGGCTGCTGGAGCTCATGAACAAACACGACACAGAGATGAAGTACTATATAG tcCACCTGAAGAGGCACTTCATGTTCCGGAACCACCTGTGCCTGGTGTTCGAGCTTCTCTCCTACAACCTGTACGACCTCCTGCGCAACACCAACTTCCGCGGTGTCTCCCTCAACCTGACGCGCAAGTTCGCCCAGCAGCTGTGCACGGCGCTGCTCTTCCTGGCCACGCCCGAGCTCAGCATCATCCACTGCGACCTCAAGCCCGAAAACATCCTGCTGTGCAACCCCAAGCGCAGCGCCATCAAGATTGTCGACTTTGGCAGCTCTTGTCAACTGGGCcagagg ATCTACCAGTACATCCAGAGCCGCTTCTACCGGTCCCCAGAGGTGTTGCTGGGGATGCCGTACGACCTGGCCATAGACATGTGGTCCCTGGGCTGCATTCTGGTGGAGATGCATACGGGCGAGCCGCTGTTCAGTGGCTCCAACGAG GTGGACCAGATGAATAAGATAGTGGAGGTGTTGGGGATCCCTCCCAACCACATGCTGGACCAGGCCCCCAAAGCGCGCAAGTACTTCGACAAGCTGTCTGACGGCCTGTGGACCGTCAAGAAAAACAAGGACATTAAGAAG GAGTACAAGCCCCCAGCCACGCGGAGACTCCACGAGATTCTGGGGGTGGAGACCGGGGGTCCGGGCGGGCGGCGGGCCGGGGAGCAGGGCCACGCCCCGTGCGACTACCTGAAGTTCAAGGACCTGATCCTGCGCATGCTGGACTACGACCCCAAGACGCGCATCACGCCCTTCTACGCCCTGCAGCACAACTTCTTCAAGAAGACCACGGACGAGGgcaccaacaccagcagctccacctcCACAAGCCCTGCCATGGACCACAGCCACTCCACGTCCACCACCAGCTCTGTGTCTAGCTCGG GTGGATCCAGCGGTTCTTCCAACGACAACCGAAATTACCGGTACAGCAACCGGTACTACAACAGCgcagtcactcacacagactACGAGATGCAGAGTCCACAG GCTCCGTCTCAGCAGCAGTTACGGTGGCCTGGCGGCGAGGCAGGCGGTGACCCCCAGTACCCCCAGCTGCTGCTCCACAAGCCGGCCGCCACGCAGCACTCGCGCCACTTCATGGGCGGCGGGGGCATGATGGAGACGCACCACCCGCACCCCATCTACGGCAGCCACCACAGCAACGGGCGCGGGCTGCGACAGCCGCAGGGCCCGCAGAACCAGCCGCAGGGCCAGAGCTCGCAGCCCGGCCAGCAGGGCGGCGCTCTCCTGCCCGTCTCGTCCCCGCAGATGCAGGACAGCATCGAGCTCAGCCtcacgcaccaccaccacctgggtCAGTCTTCCATCCTGCAGCCGCCCCCACCGTCCAGCCTGGACTCCAGCCAGTACGGCTCCTCAAACCTCCACCTGGGCCTCTCCGCCTTTCGGACTAGGACGGTCATGGGCGCTCAGCCCCCACAGGCCGCCTCCCAGCAACAGTTGGCCCAGACGCCGGCCTCTCAGGACAGCATGGTAGCTGCCTCGGGCCTGGGCTACATCCCCCCCTGCTACCCGGGCagtaacaacaataacaacccTCCCCAGGGCAGTGTGGGGGTGGGCGGCGGTCTGCTCACCGGGGGGCCTCCGCCGAGGGGAGTcgggggcggaggggggcggCCCGATTCCGAGGAGTCGGCCATGATGGGCG
- the dyrk1b gene encoding dual specificity tyrosine-phosphorylation-regulated kinase 1B isoform X4: protein MSSQHSHPSFNINSMAEQQQVLSDMTILQRRIPPSFRDPASAPLRKLSVDLIKTYKHINEVYYTKKKRRAQQVPPEDSSTKKERKVYNDGYDDDNYDYIVKNGEKWLDRYEIDSLIGKGSFGQVVKAYDHHEQEWVAIKIIKNKKAFLNQAQIELRLLELMNKHDTEMKYYIVHLKRHFMFRNHLCLVFELLSYNLYDLLRNTNFRGVSLNLTRKFAQQLCTALLFLATPELSIIHCDLKPENILLCNPKRSAIKIVDFGSSCQLGQRIYQYIQSRFYRSPEVLLGMPYDLAIDMWSLGCILVEMHTGEPLFSGSNEVDQMNKIVEVLGIPPNHMLDQAPKARKYFDKLSDGLWTVKKNKDIKKVLYPSASEYKPPATRRLHEILGVETGGPGGRRAGEQGHAPCDYLKFKDLILRMLDYDPKTRITPFYALQHNFFKKTTDEGTNTSSSTSTSPAMDHSHSTSTTSSVSSSGGSSGSSNDNRNYRYSNRYYNSAVTHTDYEMQSPQAPSQQQLRWPGGEAGGDPQYPQLLLHKPAATQHSRHFMGGGGMMETHHPHPIYGSHHSNGRGLRQPQGPQNQPQGQSSQPGQQGGALLPVSSPQMQDSIELSLTHHHHLGQSSILQPPPPSSLDSSQYGSSNLHLGLSAFRTRTVMGAQPPQAASQQQLAQTPASQDSMVAASGLGYIPPCYPGSNNNNNPPQGSVGVGGGLLTGGPPPRGVGGGGGRPDSEESAMMGVCSSGGGSGQNAANS from the exons ATGTCGAGCCAGCACAGCCACCCCTCCTTCAACATCAACTCCATGGCCGAGCAGCAGCAG GTGCTGTCAGATATGACCATACTGCAGAGGAGGATTCCCCCGAGTTTCCGAGATCCCGCAAGCGCCCCGCTGAGAAAGCTCTCTGTCGATCTCATCAAGACTTACAAGCACATCAATGAG gtGTACTACACTAAGAAGAAGCGGCGTGCTCAGCAGGTTCCCCCTGAGGACTCCAGCACCAAGAAGGAGCGCAAGGTCTACAATGACGGCTACGATGACGACAACTACGACTACATCGTGAAGAACGGGGAGAAGTGGCTGGACCGCTACGAGATCGACTCGCTCATCGGCAAGGGCTCCTTTGGACAG GTGGTGAAAGCCTATGACCACCACGAGCAGGAGTGGGTGGCCATCAAGATCATCAAAAACAAGAAAGCCTTCCTGAACCAGGCCCAGATTGAGCTGCGGCTGCTGGAGCTCATGAACAAACACGACACAGAGATGAAGTACTATATAG tcCACCTGAAGAGGCACTTCATGTTCCGGAACCACCTGTGCCTGGTGTTCGAGCTTCTCTCCTACAACCTGTACGACCTCCTGCGCAACACCAACTTCCGCGGTGTCTCCCTCAACCTGACGCGCAAGTTCGCCCAGCAGCTGTGCACGGCGCTGCTCTTCCTGGCCACGCCCGAGCTCAGCATCATCCACTGCGACCTCAAGCCCGAAAACATCCTGCTGTGCAACCCCAAGCGCAGCGCCATCAAGATTGTCGACTTTGGCAGCTCTTGTCAACTGGGCcagagg ATCTACCAGTACATCCAGAGCCGCTTCTACCGGTCCCCAGAGGTGTTGCTGGGGATGCCGTACGACCTGGCCATAGACATGTGGTCCCTGGGCTGCATTCTGGTGGAGATGCATACGGGCGAGCCGCTGTTCAGTGGCTCCAACGAG GTGGACCAGATGAATAAGATAGTGGAGGTGTTGGGGATCCCTCCCAACCACATGCTGGACCAGGCCCCCAAAGCGCGCAAGTACTTCGACAAGCTGTCTGACGGCCTGTGGACCGTCAAGAAAAACAAGGACATTAAGAAGGTACTATATCCCTCGGCTTCT GAGTACAAGCCCCCAGCCACGCGGAGACTCCACGAGATTCTGGGGGTGGAGACCGGGGGTCCGGGCGGGCGGCGGGCCGGGGAGCAGGGCCACGCCCCGTGCGACTACCTGAAGTTCAAGGACCTGATCCTGCGCATGCTGGACTACGACCCCAAGACGCGCATCACGCCCTTCTACGCCCTGCAGCACAACTTCTTCAAGAAGACCACGGACGAGGgcaccaacaccagcagctccacctcCACAAGCCCTGCCATGGACCACAGCCACTCCACGTCCACCACCAGCTCTGTGTCTAGCTCGG GTGGATCCAGCGGTTCTTCCAACGACAACCGAAATTACCGGTACAGCAACCGGTACTACAACAGCgcagtcactcacacagactACGAGATGCAGAGTCCACAG GCTCCGTCTCAGCAGCAGTTACGGTGGCCTGGCGGCGAGGCAGGCGGTGACCCCCAGTACCCCCAGCTGCTGCTCCACAAGCCGGCCGCCACGCAGCACTCGCGCCACTTCATGGGCGGCGGGGGCATGATGGAGACGCACCACCCGCACCCCATCTACGGCAGCCACCACAGCAACGGGCGCGGGCTGCGACAGCCGCAGGGCCCGCAGAACCAGCCGCAGGGCCAGAGCTCGCAGCCCGGCCAGCAGGGCGGCGCTCTCCTGCCCGTCTCGTCCCCGCAGATGCAGGACAGCATCGAGCTCAGCCtcacgcaccaccaccacctgggtCAGTCTTCCATCCTGCAGCCGCCCCCACCGTCCAGCCTGGACTCCAGCCAGTACGGCTCCTCAAACCTCCACCTGGGCCTCTCCGCCTTTCGGACTAGGACGGTCATGGGCGCTCAGCCCCCACAGGCCGCCTCCCAGCAACAGTTGGCCCAGACGCCGGCCTCTCAGGACAGCATGGTAGCTGCCTCGGGCCTGGGCTACATCCCCCCCTGCTACCCGGGCagtaacaacaataacaacccTCCCCAGGGCAGTGTGGGGGTGGGCGGCGGTCTGCTCACCGGGGGGCCTCCGCCGAGGGGAGTcgggggcggaggggggcggCCCGATTCCGAGGAGTCGGCCATGATGGGCG
- the dyrk1b gene encoding dual specificity tyrosine-phosphorylation-regulated kinase 1B isoform X1 has translation MVITSSVEEKPQPSNRMVANLPTESWIGNPDQNRYIPQSHLLRKPTRSGSSSGCKPSSSTLCQPAALGFSPAEPTMSSQHSHPSFNINSMAEQQQVLSDMTILQRRIPPSFRDPASAPLRKLSVDLIKTYKHINEVYYTKKKRRAQQVPPEDSSTKKERKVYNDGYDDDNYDYIVKNGEKWLDRYEIDSLIGKGSFGQVVKAYDHHEQEWVAIKIIKNKKAFLNQAQIELRLLELMNKHDTEMKYYIVHLKRHFMFRNHLCLVFELLSYNLYDLLRNTNFRGVSLNLTRKFAQQLCTALLFLATPELSIIHCDLKPENILLCNPKRSAIKIVDFGSSCQLGQRIYQYIQSRFYRSPEVLLGMPYDLAIDMWSLGCILVEMHTGEPLFSGSNEVDQMNKIVEVLGIPPNHMLDQAPKARKYFDKLSDGLWTVKKNKDIKKVLYPSASEYKPPATRRLHEILGVETGGPGGRRAGEQGHAPCDYLKFKDLILRMLDYDPKTRITPFYALQHNFFKKTTDEGTNTSSSTSTSPAMDHSHSTSTTSSVSSSGGSSGSSNDNRNYRYSNRYYNSAVTHTDYEMQSPQAPSQQQLRWPGGEAGGDPQYPQLLLHKPAATQHSRHFMGGGGMMETHHPHPIYGSHHSNGRGLRQPQGPQNQPQGQSSQPGQQGGALLPVSSPQMQDSIELSLTHHHHLGQSSILQPPPPSSLDSSQYGSSNLHLGLSAFRTRTVMGAQPPQAASQQQLAQTPASQDSMVAASGLGYIPPCYPGSNNNNNPPQGSVGVGGGLLTGGPPPRGVGGGGGRPDSEESAMMGVCSSGGGSGQNAANS, from the exons ATGGTGATCACTTCGTCAGTTGAGGAGAAGCCGCAGCCTTCTAACAGAATGGTCGCAAACTTGCCGACCGAATCCTGGATTGGCAACCCAGATCAGAATCGCTACATACCCCAGTCACACCTGCTACGGAAGCCGACAAGAA gtgGAAGCAGCTCAGGATGCAAGccctcctcctctaccctctGCCAGCCTGCCGCCTTGGGCTTCTCCCCCGCTGAGCCAACCATGTCGAGCCAGCACAGCCACCCCTCCTTCAACATCAACTCCATGGCCGAGCAGCAGCAG GTGCTGTCAGATATGACCATACTGCAGAGGAGGATTCCCCCGAGTTTCCGAGATCCCGCAAGCGCCCCGCTGAGAAAGCTCTCTGTCGATCTCATCAAGACTTACAAGCACATCAATGAG gtGTACTACACTAAGAAGAAGCGGCGTGCTCAGCAGGTTCCCCCTGAGGACTCCAGCACCAAGAAGGAGCGCAAGGTCTACAATGACGGCTACGATGACGACAACTACGACTACATCGTGAAGAACGGGGAGAAGTGGCTGGACCGCTACGAGATCGACTCGCTCATCGGCAAGGGCTCCTTTGGACAG GTGGTGAAAGCCTATGACCACCACGAGCAGGAGTGGGTGGCCATCAAGATCATCAAAAACAAGAAAGCCTTCCTGAACCAGGCCCAGATTGAGCTGCGGCTGCTGGAGCTCATGAACAAACACGACACAGAGATGAAGTACTATATAG tcCACCTGAAGAGGCACTTCATGTTCCGGAACCACCTGTGCCTGGTGTTCGAGCTTCTCTCCTACAACCTGTACGACCTCCTGCGCAACACCAACTTCCGCGGTGTCTCCCTCAACCTGACGCGCAAGTTCGCCCAGCAGCTGTGCACGGCGCTGCTCTTCCTGGCCACGCCCGAGCTCAGCATCATCCACTGCGACCTCAAGCCCGAAAACATCCTGCTGTGCAACCCCAAGCGCAGCGCCATCAAGATTGTCGACTTTGGCAGCTCTTGTCAACTGGGCcagagg ATCTACCAGTACATCCAGAGCCGCTTCTACCGGTCCCCAGAGGTGTTGCTGGGGATGCCGTACGACCTGGCCATAGACATGTGGTCCCTGGGCTGCATTCTGGTGGAGATGCATACGGGCGAGCCGCTGTTCAGTGGCTCCAACGAG GTGGACCAGATGAATAAGATAGTGGAGGTGTTGGGGATCCCTCCCAACCACATGCTGGACCAGGCCCCCAAAGCGCGCAAGTACTTCGACAAGCTGTCTGACGGCCTGTGGACCGTCAAGAAAAACAAGGACATTAAGAAGGTACTATATCCCTCGGCTTCT GAGTACAAGCCCCCAGCCACGCGGAGACTCCACGAGATTCTGGGGGTGGAGACCGGGGGTCCGGGCGGGCGGCGGGCCGGGGAGCAGGGCCACGCCCCGTGCGACTACCTGAAGTTCAAGGACCTGATCCTGCGCATGCTGGACTACGACCCCAAGACGCGCATCACGCCCTTCTACGCCCTGCAGCACAACTTCTTCAAGAAGACCACGGACGAGGgcaccaacaccagcagctccacctcCACAAGCCCTGCCATGGACCACAGCCACTCCACGTCCACCACCAGCTCTGTGTCTAGCTCGG GTGGATCCAGCGGTTCTTCCAACGACAACCGAAATTACCGGTACAGCAACCGGTACTACAACAGCgcagtcactcacacagactACGAGATGCAGAGTCCACAG GCTCCGTCTCAGCAGCAGTTACGGTGGCCTGGCGGCGAGGCAGGCGGTGACCCCCAGTACCCCCAGCTGCTGCTCCACAAGCCGGCCGCCACGCAGCACTCGCGCCACTTCATGGGCGGCGGGGGCATGATGGAGACGCACCACCCGCACCCCATCTACGGCAGCCACCACAGCAACGGGCGCGGGCTGCGACAGCCGCAGGGCCCGCAGAACCAGCCGCAGGGCCAGAGCTCGCAGCCCGGCCAGCAGGGCGGCGCTCTCCTGCCCGTCTCGTCCCCGCAGATGCAGGACAGCATCGAGCTCAGCCtcacgcaccaccaccacctgggtCAGTCTTCCATCCTGCAGCCGCCCCCACCGTCCAGCCTGGACTCCAGCCAGTACGGCTCCTCAAACCTCCACCTGGGCCTCTCCGCCTTTCGGACTAGGACGGTCATGGGCGCTCAGCCCCCACAGGCCGCCTCCCAGCAACAGTTGGCCCAGACGCCGGCCTCTCAGGACAGCATGGTAGCTGCCTCGGGCCTGGGCTACATCCCCCCCTGCTACCCGGGCagtaacaacaataacaacccTCCCCAGGGCAGTGTGGGGGTGGGCGGCGGTCTGCTCACCGGGGGGCCTCCGCCGAGGGGAGTcgggggcggaggggggcggCCCGATTCCGAGGAGTCGGCCATGATGGGCG
- the dyrk1b gene encoding dual specificity tyrosine-phosphorylation-regulated kinase 1B isoform X2, whose protein sequence is MVITSSVEEKPQPSNRMVANLPTESWIGNPDQNRYIPQSHLLRKPTRSGSSSGCKPSSSTLCQPAALGFSPAEPTMSSQHSHPSFNINSMAEQQQVLSDMTILQRRIPPSFRDPASAPLRKLSVDLIKTYKHINEVYYTKKKRRAQQVPPEDSSTKKERKVYNDGYDDDNYDYIVKNGEKWLDRYEIDSLIGKGSFGQVVKAYDHHEQEWVAIKIIKNKKAFLNQAQIELRLLELMNKHDTEMKYYIVHLKRHFMFRNHLCLVFELLSYNLYDLLRNTNFRGVSLNLTRKFAQQLCTALLFLATPELSIIHCDLKPENILLCNPKRSAIKIVDFGSSCQLGQRIYQYIQSRFYRSPEVLLGMPYDLAIDMWSLGCILVEMHTGEPLFSGSNEVDQMNKIVEVLGIPPNHMLDQAPKARKYFDKLSDGLWTVKKNKDIKKVLYPSASEYKPPATRRLHEILGVETGGPGGRRAGEQGHAPCDYLKFKDLILRMLDYDPKTRITPFYALQHNFFKKTTDEGTNTSSSTSTSPAMDHSHSTSTTSSVSSSGGSSGSSNDNRNYRYSNRYYNSAVTHTDYEMQSPQQLRWPGGEAGGDPQYPQLLLHKPAATQHSRHFMGGGGMMETHHPHPIYGSHHSNGRGLRQPQGPQNQPQGQSSQPGQQGGALLPVSSPQMQDSIELSLTHHHHLGQSSILQPPPPSSLDSSQYGSSNLHLGLSAFRTRTVMGAQPPQAASQQQLAQTPASQDSMVAASGLGYIPPCYPGSNNNNNPPQGSVGVGGGLLTGGPPPRGVGGGGGRPDSEESAMMGVCSSGGGSGQNAANS, encoded by the exons ATGGTGATCACTTCGTCAGTTGAGGAGAAGCCGCAGCCTTCTAACAGAATGGTCGCAAACTTGCCGACCGAATCCTGGATTGGCAACCCAGATCAGAATCGCTACATACCCCAGTCACACCTGCTACGGAAGCCGACAAGAA gtgGAAGCAGCTCAGGATGCAAGccctcctcctctaccctctGCCAGCCTGCCGCCTTGGGCTTCTCCCCCGCTGAGCCAACCATGTCGAGCCAGCACAGCCACCCCTCCTTCAACATCAACTCCATGGCCGAGCAGCAGCAG GTGCTGTCAGATATGACCATACTGCAGAGGAGGATTCCCCCGAGTTTCCGAGATCCCGCAAGCGCCCCGCTGAGAAAGCTCTCTGTCGATCTCATCAAGACTTACAAGCACATCAATGAG gtGTACTACACTAAGAAGAAGCGGCGTGCTCAGCAGGTTCCCCCTGAGGACTCCAGCACCAAGAAGGAGCGCAAGGTCTACAATGACGGCTACGATGACGACAACTACGACTACATCGTGAAGAACGGGGAGAAGTGGCTGGACCGCTACGAGATCGACTCGCTCATCGGCAAGGGCTCCTTTGGACAG GTGGTGAAAGCCTATGACCACCACGAGCAGGAGTGGGTGGCCATCAAGATCATCAAAAACAAGAAAGCCTTCCTGAACCAGGCCCAGATTGAGCTGCGGCTGCTGGAGCTCATGAACAAACACGACACAGAGATGAAGTACTATATAG tcCACCTGAAGAGGCACTTCATGTTCCGGAACCACCTGTGCCTGGTGTTCGAGCTTCTCTCCTACAACCTGTACGACCTCCTGCGCAACACCAACTTCCGCGGTGTCTCCCTCAACCTGACGCGCAAGTTCGCCCAGCAGCTGTGCACGGCGCTGCTCTTCCTGGCCACGCCCGAGCTCAGCATCATCCACTGCGACCTCAAGCCCGAAAACATCCTGCTGTGCAACCCCAAGCGCAGCGCCATCAAGATTGTCGACTTTGGCAGCTCTTGTCAACTGGGCcagagg ATCTACCAGTACATCCAGAGCCGCTTCTACCGGTCCCCAGAGGTGTTGCTGGGGATGCCGTACGACCTGGCCATAGACATGTGGTCCCTGGGCTGCATTCTGGTGGAGATGCATACGGGCGAGCCGCTGTTCAGTGGCTCCAACGAG GTGGACCAGATGAATAAGATAGTGGAGGTGTTGGGGATCCCTCCCAACCACATGCTGGACCAGGCCCCCAAAGCGCGCAAGTACTTCGACAAGCTGTCTGACGGCCTGTGGACCGTCAAGAAAAACAAGGACATTAAGAAGGTACTATATCCCTCGGCTTCT GAGTACAAGCCCCCAGCCACGCGGAGACTCCACGAGATTCTGGGGGTGGAGACCGGGGGTCCGGGCGGGCGGCGGGCCGGGGAGCAGGGCCACGCCCCGTGCGACTACCTGAAGTTCAAGGACCTGATCCTGCGCATGCTGGACTACGACCCCAAGACGCGCATCACGCCCTTCTACGCCCTGCAGCACAACTTCTTCAAGAAGACCACGGACGAGGgcaccaacaccagcagctccacctcCACAAGCCCTGCCATGGACCACAGCCACTCCACGTCCACCACCAGCTCTGTGTCTAGCTCGG GTGGATCCAGCGGTTCTTCCAACGACAACCGAAATTACCGGTACAGCAACCGGTACTACAACAGCgcagtcactcacacagactACGAGATGCAGAGTCCACAG CAGTTACGGTGGCCTGGCGGCGAGGCAGGCGGTGACCCCCAGTACCCCCAGCTGCTGCTCCACAAGCCGGCCGCCACGCAGCACTCGCGCCACTTCATGGGCGGCGGGGGCATGATGGAGACGCACCACCCGCACCCCATCTACGGCAGCCACCACAGCAACGGGCGCGGGCTGCGACAGCCGCAGGGCCCGCAGAACCAGCCGCAGGGCCAGAGCTCGCAGCCCGGCCAGCAGGGCGGCGCTCTCCTGCCCGTCTCGTCCCCGCAGATGCAGGACAGCATCGAGCTCAGCCtcacgcaccaccaccacctgggtCAGTCTTCCATCCTGCAGCCGCCCCCACCGTCCAGCCTGGACTCCAGCCAGTACGGCTCCTCAAACCTCCACCTGGGCCTCTCCGCCTTTCGGACTAGGACGGTCATGGGCGCTCAGCCCCCACAGGCCGCCTCCCAGCAACAGTTGGCCCAGACGCCGGCCTCTCAGGACAGCATGGTAGCTGCCTCGGGCCTGGGCTACATCCCCCCCTGCTACCCGGGCagtaacaacaataacaacccTCCCCAGGGCAGTGTGGGGGTGGGCGGCGGTCTGCTCACCGGGGGGCCTCCGCCGAGGGGAGTcgggggcggaggggggcggCCCGATTCCGAGGAGTCGGCCATGATGGGCG